A genome region from Erigeron canadensis isolate Cc75 chromosome 3, C_canadensis_v1, whole genome shotgun sequence includes the following:
- the LOC122594231 gene encoding uncharacterized protein LOC122594231, with amino-acid sequence MVGVYYFYLTIMAREKGNLGIYETKVKCQTASGRRSFSYFVLTYPPLEDGCSDSEDDRSDSEDSGDDWSDPEDNLSIEGMELRKKNAACRGYDFHTPYGFDGP; translated from the exons ATGGTCGGGGTGTATTATTTTTACCTGACTATAATGGCACGTGAAAAAGGAAATCTTGGCATCTATGAGACAAAAGTTAAATGCCAAACGGCATCCGGACGCAGAAGTTTCAGCTACTTTGTCCTGACATATCCTCCATTAGAAG ATGGTTGTTCAGATAGTGAAGATGATCGGTCTGATTCAGAGGACAGTGGAGATGATTGGTCTGATCCAGAGGACAATCTATCTATCGAGGGGATGGAGCTTAGGAAGAAGAACGCCGCTTGTAGGGGTTACGACTTCCATACCCCATATG GATTCGATGGTCCTTGA